Within Verrucomicrobiota bacterium, the genomic segment TCAAAACAAATCTAGAACCCAGTTAAGAAACCACTCATGAAAGCAATGCTCCTAAACTCGTACGGCCCAAGCACTCCTTTTGAAGCGACGGATATCGCGAAGCCGGACATCAAGGCCGGCCATGTTCTGGTCAAGATCGCAGCGTCGAGCGTAAACACTGTGGACACGATGATCCGCGACATGGGGAAAGAACTGCCTTTGTCCCCAGACAATCCCGCCCTCCTGGGAATGGACTTTGCGGGAACAATTGAAGAAGTGGGAGAAGACGTCGAGGGCTACAATGTAGGAGATGAAGTCTACGGATGCGCAGGAGGTCTTGCAGATCTTCCCGGCACCTTGGCCGAATACATTGTGGCCGACAGTAAGTTAGTTGCCCACAAGGCTAAGAATCTTTCCATGCGGGAGGCAGCAGCACTACCTTTAGTGGCAATCACAGCTTACGAAGGTCTGAAACGCGCTGGCATCCAAGCCGGCCAGAGAGTCCTTGTTCATGGTGGATCTGGTGGTGTAGGCCACATCGCGGTCCAACTGGCAAACCATTGGGGAGCTCACGTGTTTGCGACAGGAGGTGGAGAGAAACAATTGGCTCTAATTGATAAGCTCGGTGCAACCGGCATTAACTACAAAAGCGAATCAGTAGGAGATTATGTCAGCAAACACACCGGTGGTGCTGGATTCGACGTCATCTTCGATTCTGTCGGTGGCACCAATATGCTGAATTCGTT encodes:
- a CDS encoding zinc-dependent alcohol dehydrogenase family protein; the protein is MKAMLLNSYGPSTPFEATDIAKPDIKAGHVLVKIAASSVNTVDTMIRDMGKELPLSPDNPALLGMDFAGTIEEVGEDVEGYNVGDEVYGCAGGLADLPGTLAEYIVADSKLVAHKAKNLSMREAAALPLVAITAYEGLKRAGIQAGQRVLVHGGSGGVGHIAVQLANHWGAHVFATGGGEKQLALIDKLGATGINYKSESVGDYVSKHTGGAGFDVIFDSVGGTNMLNSFNAAALNGQIASTVSICELDLTVAHFKGLSLHVVFMLIPMLHNYKRDEHASILKDLKEIAEKGDLKPVLDDNSFSLDQVSDAYARLQSGKGMGKVVVED